The proteins below are encoded in one region of Prevotella melaninogenica ATCC 25845:
- the dnaE gene encoding DNA polymerase III subunit alpha encodes MEDYVHLHVHTNYSILDGQSKVTRLVDKAIADGMKGMAITDHGVMFGIKEFADYCAKVNKGRKEKGEEPFKPIFGCEMYVARRTMHDKDKSMHDNSGYHLIVLAKNYTGYKNLIKLVSNAWVDGYYYRPRTDREQLEKYHEGLIVCTACIAGEVPNKIIHDDIEGAREACEWYHRVFGDDFYLELQRHEVKDPSLVANREAYPLQQKANKVLMKFAQEYGIKIVCTNDCHFEDKETAEAHDHLLCLSTNEDLDDPKRMRYSKQEWFKTRAEMNEIFSDIPEAMTNTLEILNKVETYDINHGPIMPFFPIPEDFGTEEEWKKKFTEEDLYKEFTTDENGENPLPPEEGQKVIDRLGGYEKMYRIKFEADYLAKLAYDGAKKLYGDPLSDEVKNHIRFELHVMKTMGFPGYFLIVQDFINAARQELDVMVGPGRGSAAGSVVAYCLGITQIDPLKYDLLFERFLNPDRVNLPDIDTDFDDDGRGRVLQWVMDKYGHENCAHIITYSTMATKNSIKDVARVEKLPVDVSNALCKAIPERLPNGMKMNLTNAIKCTPELQNAEVSEDIRERNTIKYAKMLEGTVRGTGIHACGFIICRNPIDEWVPISTATDPDFPEKKVPVTQYDGHVIESTGLIKMDFLGLKTLSELKEACKVVKQTRGDVIDLEKIPIDDELTYQLYQRGQTVGTFQFESAGMQKYLRELHPTVFEDLIAMNALYRPGPMDYIPDFIKRKHDPSLVKYDIPCMEKYLKDTYGITVYQEQVMLLSRQLANFTRGESDALRKAMGKKMKAIVDKMKPKFIKQGQENGHDPQILEKIWSDWEKFASYAFNKSHATCYSWVAYQTAYMKAHYPAEYMAALMTRRFSQITEITKLMEECKALKIATLGPDVNESQIGFGVNKHGEIRFGLSAIKGMGASAADSIVRERMENGPYKDIYDFAERVDLSNVNRKAFESLAYSGGFDSFGLQREQYFAVTAKGDLFLDTIVRYGQLFQAEKAQQQNSLFGGMDAIDVVHPIAPKAEKWPVIEKLNKERELVGIYLSAHPLDEYSVVLNNMCNTRCSMIGRNANMTELAKADEVTFGGIVTSVNERFSQKTGKPFGFVTIEDFEGTGELALFGDDWARWNNLLKMNYTVYITAKCQPRYRNNPDMLELKVQKIEQLYDVKQNRLERFTISMDATALDDAFVSELATVIEEHIGNTQLYIQLRTPDNTVLMLRSKNGGVNVDRTLIDFISSNEKMEFHIN; translated from the coding sequence ATGGAAGATTACGTACATTTACACGTCCACACCAATTATTCTATTCTTGATGGTCAGTCTAAGGTTACACGCCTTGTTGATAAGGCTATTGCAGACGGAATGAAGGGTATGGCGATTACTGATCATGGTGTAATGTTCGGCATAAAAGAGTTTGCTGACTATTGTGCTAAGGTCAATAAAGGTAGGAAAGAGAAGGGTGAAGAGCCTTTCAAACCTATCTTCGGATGTGAGATGTATGTAGCACGTCGCACAATGCATGATAAGGATAAGAGTATGCATGATAATTCTGGCTACCACCTTATCGTATTGGCAAAGAACTATACAGGATACAAGAACCTTATTAAACTTGTATCTAATGCGTGGGTAGATGGTTATTACTATCGTCCCCGAACGGACCGTGAACAGCTTGAGAAGTATCATGAGGGACTGATTGTGTGTACAGCTTGTATTGCAGGTGAAGTCCCTAACAAGATTATACATGATGATATCGAGGGGGCAAGAGAAGCTTGTGAATGGTATCATCGTGTCTTTGGAGATGATTTCTACCTTGAGTTGCAACGTCATGAAGTAAAAGACCCAAGTTTAGTGGCAAACCGTGAGGCTTATCCTTTACAGCAGAAAGCTAATAAAGTACTCATGAAGTTTGCACAAGAATATGGTATAAAGATCGTATGTACCAATGACTGTCACTTCGAAGACAAGGAGACCGCCGAGGCACATGACCACTTACTCTGTCTTTCAACAAATGAAGATTTAGATGATCCTAAGCGTATGCGTTACTCTAAACAAGAGTGGTTTAAAACGCGTGCAGAGATGAATGAGATATTCTCAGACATCCCAGAAGCTATGACGAATACGCTGGAAATCTTAAATAAGGTAGAGACTTATGATATTAATCATGGCCCTATCATGCCTTTCTTCCCCATCCCAGAAGACTTCGGAACGGAAGAAGAATGGAAAAAGAAGTTCACTGAGGAAGACTTATACAAGGAGTTTACCACCGATGAGAATGGCGAGAACCCTCTTCCCCCTGAAGAAGGACAGAAGGTTATCGACCGTTTAGGAGGCTATGAGAAGATGTATCGCATTAAGTTCGAAGCCGATTATCTTGCGAAGTTAGCCTACGATGGTGCCAAAAAATTATATGGCGACCCTCTTTCTGACGAGGTTAAGAATCATATTCGCTTTGAGTTACACGTCATGAAGACGATGGGTTTCCCTGGTTACTTCCTCATAGTACAAGACTTTATCAATGCTGCACGACAGGAATTAGACGTAATGGTGGGGCCAGGTCGTGGATCAGCAGCAGGTTCTGTAGTGGCTTATTGCTTAGGAATTACACAAATAGACCCTTTGAAGTACGACCTCCTTTTTGAGCGTTTCCTCAACCCTGACCGTGTCAACCTCCCTGATATTGATACCGACTTCGATGATGATGGTCGCGGACGTGTACTGCAGTGGGTAATGGATAAGTACGGACACGAGAACTGTGCACATATTATTACCTACTCTACGATGGCAACAAAGAACTCTATCAAGGATGTTGCTCGTGTAGAGAAACTACCAGTAGATGTCTCTAATGCCCTTTGTAAGGCGATTCCAGAACGCTTACCTAATGGCATGAAGATGAACTTAACGAATGCTATCAAGTGTACTCCAGAGTTGCAGAATGCAGAGGTTAGTGAAGACATAAGGGAGCGTAATACGATTAAATACGCCAAGATGTTGGAGGGAACAGTGCGCGGAACGGGTATCCATGCCTGTGGATTCATTATCTGTCGCAACCCTATTGATGAATGGGTGCCTATCTCTACGGCAACAGACCCAGACTTCCCAGAGAAGAAAGTACCTGTGACCCAGTATGATGGTCACGTGATTGAGTCTACTGGTCTTATCAAAATGGACTTCCTCGGACTGAAAACACTATCCGAGTTAAAGGAGGCTTGCAAGGTTGTTAAGCAAACGAGAGGTGACGTGATTGACCTTGAGAAGATTCCTATTGATGACGAATTGACCTACCAACTCTATCAACGTGGACAGACCGTTGGTACTTTCCAGTTTGAGTCGGCAGGTATGCAGAAATACCTTCGTGAGCTTCATCCAACCGTATTTGAAGACCTCATCGCCATGAATGCGCTCTATCGTCCGGGACCAATGGACTATATCCCAGACTTTATCAAGCGTAAGCATGACCCATCTTTGGTGAAGTACGACATCCCATGTATGGAGAAGTACCTCAAAGACACATACGGTATCACAGTCTATCAGGAGCAAGTAATGCTCTTGAGTCGCCAGTTAGCGAACTTTACACGTGGTGAGAGTGATGCCCTTCGTAAGGCAATGGGTAAGAAGATGAAGGCTATCGTTGACAAGATGAAGCCTAAGTTCATCAAGCAAGGACAAGAGAACGGACACGACCCACAGATACTTGAGAAGATATGGAGCGACTGGGAGAAGTTCGCCAGCTATGCTTTCAATAAGTCACATGCCACTTGCTACTCATGGGTAGCTTATCAGACAGCTTACATGAAGGCGCATTATCCAGCCGAATATATGGCTGCGTTGATGACACGTCGCTTCAGTCAGATTACCGAAATCACTAAGTTGATGGAGGAATGTAAGGCATTGAAAATTGCAACCCTTGGTCCTGATGTCAACGAGAGTCAGATTGGCTTTGGTGTGAATAAGCATGGTGAGATTCGCTTCGGACTCTCTGCTATCAAGGGAATGGGGGCAAGTGCGGCTGATAGTATTGTACGTGAACGCATGGAGAATGGCCCTTATAAGGATATATACGACTTTGCTGAGCGTGTCGATCTCAGTAATGTGAACCGCAAAGCATTTGAAAGTTTGGCTTATAGTGGCGGCTTCGACAGCTTCGGTTTACAGCGAGAACAATACTTTGCAGTCACTGCAAAGGGTGATTTGTTCTTAGATACTATTGTCCGTTATGGTCAGCTTTTCCAAGCCGAAAAGGCACAACAACAGAACTCCCTCTTCGGAGGTATGGATGCTATTGACGTAGTACATCCTATCGCACCAAAGGCAGAGAAGTGGCCAGTCATTGAGAAATTAAACAAGGAGCGTGAACTTGTTGGTATCTATCTGTCAGCCCACCCACTCGATGAATACAGTGTTGTGCTGAACAACATGTGTAACACTCGTTGCTCTATGATAGGTCGCAATGCGAATATGACAGAATTGGCAAAAGCTGACGAAGTGACATTTGGCGGTATTGTCACATCTGTAAACGAACGCTTCTCGCAAAAGACTGGTAAGCCTTTTGGCTTTGTCACGATAGAAGACTTTGAAGGAACGGGCGAATTAGCATTGTTTGGTGACGATTGGGCACGGTGGAACAACCTCCTGAAGATGAACTACACCGTTTATATAACAGCTAAGTGTCAGCCTCGTTACCGCAATAATCCTGACATGTTAGAGCTAAAAGTGCAGAAGATTGAGCAACTCTATGACGTGAAACAAAATCGTTTGGAACGCTTTACCATCTCTATGGATGCAACAGCTTTAGACGATGCCTTCGTTTCGGAATTAGCAACAGTCATCGAGGAACATATCGGCAACACACAACTTTACATACAGTTGCGAACACCTGACAACACAGTTCTTATGCTAAGGAGTAAGAATGGTGGCGTTAACGTCGACCGTACGCTGATAGACTTTATCTCATCGAATGAGAAGATGGAGTTCCATATAAACTAA
- a CDS encoding phosphatidylserine decarboxylase family protein, giving the protein MGKIKKKLKKIRIHHEGTNTLLYGGIGLVLIALVLWFAVPTKIPFWIFTVVFGTVYGIVLNFYQCPIRYFGSEDTEGIVVAPADGHIVVIEEVDENEYFHERRLMISIFMSLWNVHANWFPVDGVVKSVQHFDGNFHKAWLPKASEENEHADTIITTPDGTDILCRQIAGAMARRIVTYAKPGEDCYIDEHLGFIKLGSRVDIFLPVGSEVCVKMGQSTTGDQTVIAKLKPNNK; this is encoded by the coding sequence ATGGGAAAAATAAAAAAGAAACTCAAAAAGATTAGAATCCATCACGAAGGGACAAATACACTGCTCTACGGAGGTATAGGTCTTGTCCTTATAGCTTTGGTTCTCTGGTTTGCAGTTCCAACGAAGATACCATTTTGGATTTTTACAGTCGTGTTCGGTACTGTCTATGGTATAGTACTTAATTTCTATCAGTGTCCTATCCGCTATTTTGGTAGTGAGGATACGGAGGGTATTGTCGTAGCTCCAGCCGACGGTCATATCGTTGTAATAGAAGAAGTAGACGAAAACGAATATTTTCATGAGCGCCGATTGATGATTTCAATCTTTATGAGTCTATGGAACGTTCATGCCAATTGGTTCCCTGTAGATGGAGTAGTAAAGTCTGTACAGCATTTTGATGGTAACTTCCACAAGGCTTGGTTACCTAAGGCAAGTGAGGAGAACGAACATGCAGATACTATCATCACAACTCCTGATGGCACAGACATCCTCTGTCGTCAGATTGCAGGTGCTATGGCACGCCGTATCGTGACATACGCTAAACCTGGTGAAGATTGTTATATTGATGAGCATCTTGGTTTTATTAAGTTAGGTAGTCGTGTTGATATCTTCCTTCCTGTAGGTTCTGAGGTATGTGTTAAGATGGGACAGTCGACAACAGGTGACCAAACAGTGATTGCTAAGTTGAAGCCAAATAACAAGTAA
- the pssA gene encoding CDP-diacylglycerol--serine O-phosphatidyltransferase, producing the protein MKKHIPNSITCCNLISGCIAIGFAFAGKIEVALLFIIIGAVFDFFDGMVARLLNVSSPIGKELDSLADVITFGAAPSAIIFSQLYVMSYPVFLEPLRDYLPYTAFIIAAFSALRLAKFNLDERQALGFIGLPTPANALFWGSLLVGVGEKLETRPWVLYFLLAGILISSWLLVSEIPMFALKFKHWSFKGNEVKYLFLITCCPLIVIFGISSFAIIIAWYVILSAIVKQSPTQQ; encoded by the coding sequence ATGAAGAAACATATTCCTAATAGTATTACTTGTTGCAACCTTATCTCTGGTTGCATCGCTATTGGTTTTGCTTTTGCAGGCAAGATAGAGGTCGCTTTGCTATTTATTATTATAGGTGCAGTGTTTGATTTCTTTGATGGAATGGTGGCACGCTTACTGAATGTTAGTTCTCCTATTGGTAAAGAGTTAGACTCTTTGGCAGACGTTATTACTTTCGGTGCAGCACCATCAGCTATCATTTTTTCACAGTTATACGTAATGTCTTATCCTGTTTTTCTTGAGCCATTACGTGACTATCTGCCTTATACAGCCTTTATCATAGCAGCTTTCTCGGCATTGCGTCTTGCAAAGTTCAATCTTGATGAACGTCAGGCATTAGGTTTTATAGGTTTGCCAACACCAGCGAATGCACTCTTTTGGGGTTCACTTCTTGTAGGTGTAGGGGAGAAGTTAGAGACTCGTCCTTGGGTTTTATACTTCCTCCTTGCAGGTATTCTGATTAGTTCATGGCTGCTTGTATCGGAGATTCCAATGTTTGCTTTAAAGTTCAAGCACTGGTCATTCAAGGGTAATGAGGTGAAGTATCTCTTCTTGATTACTTGTTGTCCATTGATTGTTATCTTTGGTATCTCGTCATTTGCTATTATCATTGCATGGTATGTGATACTATCAGCTATCGTAAAACAATCCCCAACACAACAGTAA
- a CDS encoding DUF4834 family protein: MSIIAFILKFAFFFFIAFFVIILWVAFAFYKQMTRARRQFNPNNYQYQEPSSTENTIIDNRPMEERNKQVIPDSEGEYVDFTESDDTKS; encoded by the coding sequence ATGTCAATAATTGCTTTTATTCTGAAGTTTGCGTTCTTCTTCTTTATAGCGTTTTTTGTGATTATCTTATGGGTGGCTTTTGCATTCTATAAGCAGATGACACGCGCACGTCGTCAGTTTAATCCTAACAACTATCAGTATCAAGAACCAAGCTCTACAGAGAACACTATCATTGATAACCGCCCAATGGAAGAGCGCAATAAGCAAGTAATCCCAGACAGCGAAGGCGAGTATGTTGACTTCACCGAGTCTGATGATACAAAATCGTAA
- the tsaE gene encoding tRNA (adenosine(37)-N6)-threonylcarbamoyltransferase complex ATPase subunit type 1 TsaE, translated as MEITIKSLDSIHEAAKEFVKGMGDGKVFAFYGKMGAGKTTFIKALCEVLGVEDVITSPTFAIINEYTDGNGDPIYHFDFYRIKKLEEVYDMGYEDYFYSGNLCLLEWPELIEEILPENVIKVTIEEQPDGTRKLSC; from the coding sequence ATGGAAATTACAATCAAAAGCCTCGATTCCATCCATGAGGCTGCAAAGGAATTTGTCAAGGGGATGGGTGATGGAAAGGTATTCGCTTTCTACGGAAAGATGGGTGCAGGAAAGACTACTTTTATCAAGGCTCTTTGCGAAGTCTTGGGCGTAGAAGATGTCATTACCTCCCCTACTTTCGCTATTATCAACGAATATACGGATGGCAACGGTGACCCAATCTATCACTTTGACTTCTATCGTATCAAGAAGTTGGAAGAAGTATATGACATGGGATATGAGGACTACTTCTATAGTGGTAACCTCTGCTTGTTAGAATGGCCAGAACTCATCGAGGAAATCCTCCCTGAGAATGTCATCAAGGTTACGATTGAAGAGCAACCAGATGGTACTCGTAAGCTGAGTTGTTAA
- a CDS encoding bifunctional response regulator/alkaline phosphatase family protein has product MSNGLLLWVDDEIELLKAHIIFLEKKGYEVVTVSNGTDAIDQCQTQTFDLVLLDEQMPGLSGLETLQRIKEIQPATPIVMVTKSEEEDIMNQAIGAKIADYLIKPVNPNQILLTLKKNIHQKEIVTEVTQSGYQQNYQQIAMQIADCRTFNDWKDVYRKLVHWELELSSADSNMTEMLKMQKEEANNGFAKYIAKNYLDWVAPQDNKVSNSFSKLAGQKKQQTNNDDNRPLLSTDIFKSKVFPLIDKGEKVFLIVIDNFRLDQWRILSKEIGDMFDIEEDLYMSILPTATQYARNAIFSGLMPKQIATMFPELWVDEDEEEGKNLNEEPLIQTQIDRYRRHDKFSYHKINNSTGADKFMQQYKNLAQNDLNVLVVNFVDMLSHARTEMRMIRELASNESAYRSITLSWFQHSVLADVFKELAQSDYKVIITTDHGSIRTTNPVKIIGDRNTNTNLRYKLGKSLNYDARQVFAIKNPHLAQLPAPNLSTSYVFATGDSFFAYPNNYNYYVSYYKDTFQHGGISMEEMIVPLATLSPRKR; this is encoded by the coding sequence ATGAGCAATGGATTGTTACTTTGGGTAGATGATGAGATTGAGTTGTTAAAGGCTCATATCATCTTCCTTGAGAAGAAAGGATACGAAGTGGTGACGGTCAGCAATGGTACTGATGCTATTGACCAATGCCAAACACAGACATTCGATCTCGTTCTCTTGGACGAGCAGATGCCTGGATTATCAGGTTTAGAGACGTTGCAACGTATTAAGGAGATTCAACCTGCCACACCTATCGTCATGGTAACGAAGAGCGAGGAGGAAGATATTATGAACCAAGCAATCGGTGCAAAGATTGCCGATTACCTTATTAAGCCTGTCAACCCTAATCAGATCCTCCTTACACTGAAGAAGAATATCCACCAAAAAGAGATTGTTACGGAAGTAACTCAAAGCGGTTATCAGCAGAACTACCAACAAATTGCTATGCAGATAGCCGACTGCCGAACATTCAATGACTGGAAGGACGTCTATCGAAAGCTTGTACATTGGGAACTGGAACTAAGCAGTGCTGATAGCAATATGACCGAGATGCTGAAGATGCAAAAGGAAGAAGCCAACAATGGTTTTGCTAAATACATTGCGAAGAACTATCTTGATTGGGTAGCACCACAAGACAACAAAGTCAGCAATAGCTTCTCTAAATTGGCTGGACAGAAGAAACAGCAGACGAACAACGATGATAATCGTCCGTTGCTTAGTACTGATATCTTCAAAAGTAAGGTGTTCCCACTCATTGACAAAGGTGAGAAGGTGTTTCTCATCGTCATTGATAACTTCCGACTCGACCAATGGCGCATTCTCTCAAAAGAGATTGGCGACATGTTTGACATTGAAGAAGACCTCTACATGAGTATTCTTCCAACTGCCACACAGTATGCTCGTAATGCTATTTTCAGTGGTCTTATGCCAAAGCAGATAGCAACAATGTTCCCAGAACTATGGGTAGATGAAGACGAGGAAGAAGGTAAAAACCTTAACGAGGAACCACTCATACAAACACAGATAGACCGCTATCGCCGACATGATAAGTTCTCTTATCATAAGATTAACAACTCTACTGGTGCAGACAAGTTCATGCAGCAATATAAGAACCTTGCGCAGAACGACCTCAATGTACTTGTAGTAAACTTCGTCGACATGCTTTCTCACGCTCGTACAGAGATGCGAATGATACGAGAATTAGCAAGCAACGAGAGCGCATATCGTTCTATCACGCTCAGTTGGTTCCAACATAGCGTATTGGCAGATGTATTCAAAGAGTTAGCGCAGTCTGACTATAAGGTCATCATTACAACCGATCACGGTTCTATCCGTACGACGAATCCTGTCAAGATTATCGGTGACCGCAATACGAATACCAATCTGCGTTATAAATTAGGAAAGAGCCTCAACTACGATGCACGACAGGTGTTTGCTATCAAGAATCCTCATCTTGCACAGCTCCCTGCACCAAACCTCAGCACAAGCTATGTCTTTGCAACAGGCGACTCGTTCTTTGCCTACCCTAATAATTATAACTATTACGTCTCTTACTATAAAGATACATTCCAGCACGGAGGTATCTCTATGGAAGAGATGATTGTGCCATTGGCAACACTTAGTCCGAGGAAGAGGTAA